The following is a genomic window from Neodiprion virginianus isolate iyNeoVirg1 chromosome 1, iyNeoVirg1.1, whole genome shotgun sequence.
CGTATTTTCTGACAACAAAAGTGAACACGTGCTTTAAATTGCAATAAACTGTTCTATCTTTTGGACTGATCTTGTTACGAACAAAGAGGATATTGGTTAAGATCAGGAATTCCTCAGTATCAATAAAGGGCATGTTTATGCACATTACCTAAATTATTGTCATCAATTTTCCTAGTGCTCCAAATGCAGTACGTAAATTtaaacatgtattttttttacagattttgtTTACTGAACAAACTTGTAACGATGGGTATATTTGGTAACTCCAAGGGGAAAAAAAGTagcaaaaaacaaagaaaacctAAGCTAGTTGTGAAAACACGCAAGGAATTACGTAAGGAAAAGAGGCAGCGGAAAAAGCATAACAGGGCTGAATATTACGCAAAGAAGAATCAGTTACCtggaaaatcaattttgaatcCTAATCACGACAAACCATCAGTAAAGTCTACGTTACCTCAAAGCACGAATCAAAATGCTACTCTTGATGTTGCGAAGAAAAAACaggaacaagaaaaaaaacaacagctGCGactagaaaaagaaatgaaacgaaacagAAAAATTCATCTGAAAGAAGCTAACATTGCGGAAGATAGGATTATCAAgcagttagaaaaaaatttgaaactaaaCAAACGGAAGAGCAAATCAGTACCAAAGTCTTTTGCAGCTGATGGTCTTAGTTGTATCCTTTGAAACTGTATGATATCATATGAGCACCTTAAAATATGGTGTCTAAAATTACGATTCACGATACAGTAAACACTAAATCATACTTTCATGACACATATTGTGTAATCGAAATTGCAACACAAAAGCCTATGCACTTGAAGGTTTAATCGATAAAGCTTGATTGAAAAGACTTCCAATGGCAAACGAAATTGTTCATCGATGCAATAAGCCATAATTTCACCGTTTCTTACACACAAATAGCTAATTAGGTTTCACTCACTAACCGAGATGGAGAGAAATCTAACATTGAAGttcagaaatgaaaatttgatttttcaatcaagttTATTCGATCAGAACAATAACATTTGTTGGCCAAAAATCACCACTGAAATTTcctcaataataatatagatCTTCTAGAAATGTGTGATGATGAGAACAGAAAACTTGCCGTCGAAACCGAAAAGCAATTGCTAGCTGCAGAGTCAGGTTCAGAATTAGAAGACGATTTCATCATGATCACAGATTCCGCGAACAAAAAACAACAGGAATTGTCTAGGAGTAATGAATCTGACAATGACAAGAGTAATAGCTCAGGTAATTCCGAAGTTGATGAGAATAGTAGTGGTGAAGGGGAATCATCTTGTGCAAAGAATATGACTGAACAGCAGACGACTGGCAACAATAAACGAAAAGCTGATTCTGAAAATGCAGTTACATTTATGCCACGCAAAAAAATGTTAGCCAAAATTAACTCTTCCAATAGTGACACAGAGCCCTCTACGGGTGACAGTGATCCTGACGAGGACGAAATACTGGCTGATGTGGAATATGAAACGGATTCTGAAAATCCCAATGAAGGTAAATTTGTTAGAGTTGTTTTCTTTAATATGTTAATAGCGACGACGGTCTCTGGGGGCTGAAAGTGAACTTTTCGTTTCGGTGGCGTCAGTCCATGAGACTGGCAGTATTAAGGGCTAGTATGCCGCCTGAATAGAAAGCACAGCAAAATCAGGTCAGCTCTTaacatattaaaaattgatagggttttgtttaaaaatagtaTGCTTAGACCGAATAATATTAGTTTGTCTAAAAGACGTGTCATTTATTGGAATTCAGGTGCTAATGAAGAATCCAATCAGCTTTGGGAAGATATATATGGTAGAACGAGAGATAAGCTAGGTAATATCGTATCAAATACTACTGGTAAATATGTTCCACCTGCGATAAGGGATAGACTGAAAAATTCCGATTCCTTAAAggacgaaaaattgataagactcaaaaaacaaataaaaggCTTATTGAATAGATTGGCTGAACACAACATGCATAGTATTGTCTCACAGGTATGCAAACATACTTATAAAACACAAAATCATAACTATttcaaagtaaaatatttcttcctATACTACTGTTATTATAACAATCGTACAactaattttgaataaacatttAATGCACATTTAAAGCTATTGGAAACACTAATTCATGTACTTCTTAGACATATATTGTCTGTTGTGAAATATCCTACAGCATTCTTATTTTCAGTTGGATGAACTATACATGTCCCACAGTCGTAACAACATGAACGAAATGTTGTTTACTCTGATGAAAGAATCTATCGTTGCTCCAGTGCTGACACCAGATCGCCTTATTACAGAACACATGATGCTCATAGCCATCCTTCATGCAAATATTGGAACGGAAGTTGGTGCGCATTTTCTGTTATCTTTAATCAAAGAGTTTGACGAAATGTTAAAAAGCTCACctgaagttgaaaataaagagcTGGATAATATCATACTCATGATTTCACACCTGTATAATTTTAAGGTATTACAGTTtacaatatgtatgtaatacatatgtaataaTCTAACTACTTTCGTAATGCGTAATATCAATGTTCATCCCAAATCATTTGTATTTGACAGCTAACATTTTATCTTTCAACAAACAGGTGTACGACTCTCAACTGTTGTTTCAAGTACTTACAAGACTATCGGAAAAGTTCATGGAAAAGgaagttgaattaattttgcATGTTCTGAAAACTGTGGGTTTTGTTATGAGGAAAGATA
Proteins encoded in this region:
- the LOC124297654 gene encoding nucleolar MIF4G domain-containing protein 1 isoform X1; amino-acid sequence: MGIFGNSKGKKSSKKQRKPKLVVKTRKELRKEKRQRKKHNRAEYYAKKNQLPGKSILNPNHDKPSVKSTLPQSTNQNATLDVAKKKQEQEKKQQLRLEKEMKRNRKIHLKEANIAEDRIIKQLEKNLKLNKRKSKSVPKSFAADGLSYLLEMCDDENRKLAVETEKQLLAAESGSELEDDFIMITDSANKKQQELSRSNESDNDKSNSSGNSEVDENSSGEGESSCAKNMTEQQTTGNNKRKADSENAVTFMPRKKMLAKINSSNSDTEPSTGDSDPDEDEILADVEYETDSENPNEGANEESNQLWEDIYGRTRDKLGNIVSNTTGKYVPPAIRDRLKNSDSLKDEKLIRLKKQIKGLLNRLAEHNMHSIVSQLDELYMSHSRNNMNEMLFTLMKESIVAPVLTPDRLITEHMMLIAILHANIGTEVGAHFLLSLIKEFDEMLKSSPEVENKELDNIILMISHLYNFKVYDSQLLFQVLTRLSEKFMEKEVELILHVLKTVGFVMRKDNPTMLKEFIFKLQQKAADTTENSSRVQFMLDILLAIKNNNMSKIPQYDPTHGEHLKKLMKSLVRKGNYVTQLNISLDDLLKADQRGKWWIVGSAWSGNTDIGKPIQKTDTNLTTFSQKILDLARKQRMNTDIRRNIFCVLMTAEDFLDAFEKLHHLGLKNQQDREVIYVILDCCLQEKKFNPYYAVLAQKFCDYDRKYQMTIQYTLWDKLKTLDNYTNHQLTNLARFLTHLFIEKGLALSALKVIQFGELDKPTLKLVRQIMLGILLHENTDACTQVFERISLSPQLQNFREGLRLFIRHFLLKNIKVGIIPEAEMVKLKERAEIAENTLTKHGVKTVF
- the LOC124297654 gene encoding nucleolar MIF4G domain-containing protein 1 isoform X2, whose protein sequence is MCDDENRKLAVETEKQLLAAESGSELEDDFIMITDSANKKQQELSRSNESDNDKSNSSGNSEVDENSSGEGESSCAKNMTEQQTTGNNKRKADSENAVTFMPRKKMLAKINSSNSDTEPSTGDSDPDEDEILADVEYETDSENPNEGANEESNQLWEDIYGRTRDKLGNIVSNTTGKYVPPAIRDRLKNSDSLKDEKLIRLKKQIKGLLNRLAEHNMHSIVSQLDELYMSHSRNNMNEMLFTLMKESIVAPVLTPDRLITEHMMLIAILHANIGTEVGAHFLLSLIKEFDEMLKSSPEVENKELDNIILMISHLYNFKVYDSQLLFQVLTRLSEKFMEKEVELILHVLKTVGFVMRKDNPTMLKEFIFKLQQKAADTTENSSRVQFMLDILLAIKNNNMSKIPQYDPTHGEHLKKLMKSLVRKGNYVTQLNISLDDLLKADQRGKWWIVGSAWSGNTDIGKPIQKTDTNLTTFSQKILDLARKQRMNTDIRRNIFCVLMTAEDFLDAFEKLHHLGLKNQQDREVIYVILDCCLQEKKFNPYYAVLAQKFCDYDRKYQMTIQYTLWDKLKTLDNYTNHQLTNLARFLTHLFIEKGLALSALKVIQFGELDKPTLKLVRQIMLGILLHENTDACTQVFERISLSPQLQNFREGLRLFIRHFLLKNIKVGIIPEAEMVKLKERAEIAENTLTKHGVKTVF